Proteins encoded together in one Candidatus Binataceae bacterium window:
- the ftsZ gene encoding cell division protein FtsZ — translation MIELVESADVGARIKVIGAGGCGGNAVNHMIAAGLRNVDFVSVNTDSQALAVNTAPLRMQIGQLLTKGRGTGGNPEIGRKAALEDEDNLRAVLGDAEMVFVTAGMGGGTGTGSAPVIARLARESGALTVGVVTKPFQFEGRKRMGQADDGLRELKNAVDTLITIPNQRLLSIASRTTSLKEAFEKADDVLLQAVRGISELVTVHGLINLDFADVRSIMAEMGMAMMGAARASGENRAVEAAQRAISSPLLEDVSIKGARGLLINVTGGSDMSLYEVNEAASLIQEEAHEDANIIFGAVIDEKLSNELHVTVIATGFGERQLERHAARYSSSGTAVTTPIMAAPTRPIDPVQPQPPLMPPPPPAQNQPFNGKPVRKLGLLVDDSVLDIPTFKRRADENRGGPTKVGQTELLESDDKLDIPAFLRKPGA, via the coding sequence ATGATCGAGTTAGTTGAAAGCGCCGACGTCGGTGCGCGGATCAAAGTTATCGGTGCGGGCGGATGCGGCGGCAACGCGGTGAATCACATGATCGCCGCAGGTCTGCGCAACGTGGATTTTGTCTCAGTGAATACGGATTCGCAGGCGCTGGCCGTCAATACCGCGCCGCTGCGGATGCAGATCGGCCAGCTCCTGACGAAGGGGCGCGGGACCGGCGGCAATCCCGAAATCGGGCGCAAGGCTGCGCTCGAGGACGAGGACAACCTGCGCGCGGTGCTGGGCGACGCGGAGATGGTCTTCGTGACCGCCGGGATGGGTGGCGGCACCGGCACGGGCTCGGCGCCGGTAATTGCGCGGCTGGCGCGCGAAAGCGGCGCGTTGACGGTCGGCGTGGTGACCAAGCCCTTCCAGTTCGAGGGGCGCAAGCGGATGGGGCAGGCCGACGACGGTCTGCGCGAGCTCAAGAATGCCGTGGATACGCTGATCACGATTCCGAATCAGCGGCTGCTCTCGATCGCGAGCCGCACCACCTCGCTGAAGGAAGCCTTCGAGAAGGCCGACGACGTGCTGCTGCAGGCCGTGCGCGGGATCTCGGAACTGGTGACGGTCCACGGGCTAATCAATCTCGATTTCGCCGACGTCCGCTCGATCATGGCCGAGATGGGCATGGCGATGATGGGCGCGGCGCGGGCCTCGGGCGAGAACCGCGCGGTCGAGGCGGCGCAGCGCGCGATTTCGAGTCCGCTGCTCGAAGATGTTTCGATCAAAGGGGCGCGCGGCCTGCTGATCAACGTCACGGGCGGTTCCGACATGTCGCTCTACGAGGTCAATGAGGCGGCCAGCCTGATCCAAGAAGAAGCGCATGAGGACGCCAATATCATCTTCGGCGCGGTGATCGATGAGAAGCTCTCGAACGAGCTGCATGTCACGGTGATCGCGACCGGCTTCGGCGAGCGCCAACTCGAACGTCACGCCGCGCGTTACTCGTCTTCGGGCACGGCGGTAACGACGCCGATAATGGCCGCGCCGACGCGGCCGATCGATCCGGTGCAGCCGCAGCCGCCGTTGATGCCGCCACCGCCGCCGGCGCAGAATCAGCCATTCAACGGCAAGCCGGTGCGCAAGTTGGGATTGCTCGTGGACGACAGCGTGCTCGATATCCCGACCTTCAAGCGGCGCGCGGACGAGAATCGCGGCGGGCCGACGAAGGTCGGTCAGACCGAGCTGCTGGAGAGCGACGACAAGCTGGACATCCCGGCCTTTCTGCGCAAGCCCGGCGCCTGA
- a CDS encoding MFS transporter, with protein MGSVSHDSLRGWRIVASSFLATFTVFGIVYSFGAFFRPMATEFGASRETTSAIFAITAFIYFMLGPLTGHLSDRLGPRPIVAFGALAMAAGLIATTFIARLQMAYLTYGLGVGAGVACCYVPLVSGVSGWFTRRRNTALGIAVSGIGAGTLAIPPLSAELIGRWGWRDADLGLGVAAAVLLMICAALAERPPHQPAIASFHIGPQLRTPNFVMLYLAGMLWTIATAVPFVFLTPYAEGHGIGRVSAAALVSLIGLASTVGRLGLGTLGDRIGLIHLYRLCILSLGLSFSIWFVADSYLMLAIFALVMGASYGGAVTLTPAVMAELFGTRGLGVMLGTLYTSSAIGTLLGPPLCGAIVDRTGSYSTAIALTGGVTIVGCLLLTRLRPASSYA; from the coding sequence GTGGGTAGCGTCTCGCACGATTCACTGCGCGGCTGGCGGATTGTCGCGAGCAGCTTCCTCGCGACGTTCACGGTCTTCGGCATCGTTTATAGCTTCGGCGCTTTCTTTCGGCCGATGGCCACTGAATTCGGCGCCAGCCGCGAAACCACCTCCGCGATATTTGCGATAACCGCCTTCATCTACTTCATGCTGGGGCCGCTTACGGGCCATCTCTCTGATCGCCTCGGCCCGCGGCCGATTGTCGCTTTCGGTGCGCTCGCGATGGCTGCGGGACTGATCGCCACCACCTTCATCGCGCGTCTACAAATGGCCTATCTTACCTATGGTCTGGGCGTAGGCGCCGGCGTGGCCTGCTGCTACGTGCCGCTGGTCTCTGGGGTCAGCGGATGGTTCACGCGGCGGCGCAACACTGCTCTGGGGATTGCGGTCTCGGGCATCGGCGCGGGTACGTTGGCGATTCCGCCCTTGAGCGCGGAATTGATCGGACGTTGGGGCTGGCGCGACGCCGACCTCGGACTCGGAGTGGCTGCGGCGGTGCTGCTGATGATCTGCGCCGCGCTCGCCGAGCGCCCGCCGCATCAGCCCGCAATCGCATCGTTCCACATCGGCCCGCAATTGCGCACGCCGAATTTCGTGATGCTCTATCTGGCCGGGATGCTCTGGACGATCGCCACCGCCGTGCCCTTTGTTTTTCTGACGCCGTATGCCGAGGGCCATGGCATCGGCAGGGTCAGCGCCGCCGCGTTAGTCAGCTTGATCGGTCTCGCGAGCACGGTCGGACGTCTGGGCCTCGGCACGCTCGGCGACCGCATCGGCCTCATCCACCTTTACCGGCTCTGTATCCTGTCCCTGGGCTTGAGCTTCTCGATCTGGTTCGTCGCCGATTCATATCTGATGCTCGCAATCTTTGCCCTGGTGATGGGCGCGAGCTATGGCGGCGCAGTCACGCTGACCCCGGCCGTGATGGCCGAGCTGTTCGGCACGCGCGGCCTTGGTGTGATGCTCGGCACGCTCTATACCAGCAGCGCGATCGGCACGCTGCTGGGTCCGCCGCTCTGCGGGGCGATCGTTGATCGCACCGGCAGCTACTCGACGGCCATCGCGCTCACCGGCGGGGTCACTATCGTTGGCTGCCTGTTACTCACGCGGCTGCGTCCGGCTTCTTCCTACGCCTGA
- a CDS encoding phosphoenolpyruvate carboxykinase (GTP) produces MSLGPSDSQLTANATLNAWISEAARLTRPDRIVCCDGSDDERERLTQAAVAAGVLLPLNQSQRPGCYLHRSNPNDVARTEDVTFVCSPTREDAGATNNWMAPADAYRKLGALLKDSMRGRTMYVIPYVMGPLGSPFAKVGVEITDSIYVALSMRIMTRMGRAALTMLGDSADFNRGLHCTLDLDPAKRFICHFPQDNTIWSVGSGYGGNALLSKKCFALRIASCLGRREGWMAEHMLIVGLRSPAGVTRYIAAAFPSACGKTNLAMLLPPAALGDWKVFTVGDDIAWLRVGADGGLWAINPENGYFGVAPGTSAKSNPNALATLHRDSLFTNVAMTPDGDVWWEGMDVAAPDHLIDWRGRAWRKDSGERAAHPNSRFTAPMTNNPVLSPHAEDPQGVPISAIIFGGRRATTMPLVLEATDWTHGVFMGAIMGSETTAAAAGQVGVVRRDPMAMLPFCGYNIGDYLGHWLAMRDKITQPPRLFMVNWFRKDGSGHFLWPGYGENLRVLKWMLDRIDGCAEGRRTPVGIVPARADLDLTGLEINPRQLEQALTVDAEEWRREMESAGRFLNEIGPTLPATLLDQHREITARLRD; encoded by the coding sequence GTGAGCTTAGGCCCCTCCGACTCGCAACTAACCGCCAACGCCACGCTCAACGCCTGGATCAGTGAAGCTGCGCGGCTGACCCGGCCCGATCGGATCGTCTGCTGCGACGGCTCCGACGACGAGCGCGAGCGCCTGACGCAGGCCGCAGTCGCCGCCGGGGTGTTGCTCCCGTTGAACCAGTCGCAGCGCCCGGGCTGTTACCTCCATCGTTCCAATCCGAATGACGTTGCGCGCACCGAGGATGTTACCTTCGTCTGCTCACCGACGCGCGAGGACGCCGGCGCCACGAACAATTGGATGGCCCCGGCCGACGCCTATCGCAAGCTCGGCGCGCTGCTGAAGGACTCGATGCGCGGGCGCACGATGTACGTCATCCCCTACGTCATGGGTCCGCTCGGTTCGCCCTTCGCCAAGGTCGGCGTCGAAATCACCGATAGCATCTATGTCGCCCTGAGCATGCGCATCATGACCCGCATGGGCCGCGCGGCGCTGACGATGCTCGGCGATTCCGCGGACTTCAACCGCGGCCTGCACTGCACCCTCGATCTCGATCCGGCGAAGCGCTTCATTTGCCATTTTCCGCAGGACAACACCATCTGGTCGGTCGGCAGCGGCTATGGCGGCAACGCGCTGCTCAGCAAAAAATGCTTCGCCTTGCGAATCGCGAGTTGTCTCGGCCGCCGCGAAGGCTGGATGGCCGAGCATATGTTAATCGTCGGCCTGCGCAGTCCGGCCGGTGTAACCCGCTATATCGCCGCCGCCTTTCCCAGCGCCTGCGGCAAGACCAACCTCGCGATGCTCCTGCCGCCCGCCGCTCTTGGCGACTGGAAAGTCTTCACGGTCGGCGACGACATCGCCTGGCTGCGCGTCGGCGCGGACGGCGGACTATGGGCAATCAATCCCGAGAACGGCTACTTCGGCGTTGCGCCCGGCACCAGCGCAAAGTCCAATCCCAACGCGCTCGCCACGTTGCATCGCGATTCGCTCTTCACCAACGTCGCGATGACGCCCGATGGCGACGTCTGGTGGGAAGGCATGGACGTCGCCGCGCCCGATCATCTGATCGACTGGCGCGGCCGCGCGTGGCGCAAGGATTCCGGCGAACGGGCCGCCCATCCCAATAGCCGCTTTACCGCCCCGATGACCAACAATCCCGTGCTCTCGCCGCACGCTGAAGATCCTCAGGGCGTACCGATTTCCGCGATCATCTTCGGCGGTCGGCGCGCCACCACGATGCCGCTCGTCCTCGAAGCGACAGACTGGACGCATGGCGTTTTCATGGGCGCGATTATGGGTTCCGAAACCACCGCGGCCGCCGCCGGCCAGGTCGGCGTCGTGCGGCGCGATCCGATGGCGATGCTGCCCTTCTGCGGTTACAACATCGGCGATTATCTCGGCCACTGGCTGGCGATGCGCGATAAGATCACGCAGCCGCCGCGTCTCTTCATGGTCAACTGGTTCCGCAAGGACGGCAGCGGTCATTTCCTCTGGCCCGGCTATGGCGAGAATCTGCGCGTGCTCAAGTGGATGCTCGATCGGATAGACGGGTGCGCCGAGGGTCGTCGCACGCCGGTCGGAATCGTGCCGGCGCGCGCTGATCTCGATCTGACCGGCCTCGAGATCAACCCCCGCCAATTGGAACAGGCTCTGACGGTCGATGCCGAAGAATGGCGCCGCGAAATGGAATCGGCCGGCCGCTTCCTGAACGAAATCGGCCCGACCTTGCCGGCGACTCTGCTCGACCAGCATCGCGAGATCACGGCCCGCCTCCGCGACTGA
- a CDS encoding sigma 54-interacting transcriptional regulator, which produces MSESQVSNRTSQIHDLATAFARRLDADELIPFALERSREILGADGVSILLLDREKRELYFPYVAEGDAEAGRRLAEVRLPADRGIAGAVLQSGRSELITDVRRDPRFSSTADDRTGTATGSLLAAPLLSESAPLGVIEAVRRAGAQPFSEAEKTQLELLAGSIAVALENAGRFAEIKQVAALLRAQNGALRQELARNDRFAEIIAVSPAMSEVFRLTEAAAASIKSVLILGETGTGKELVARAIHRIGARAEQPFVSINCAAVPEGLLESELFGHRRGAFSGALSDQVGLFRAASGGTLFLDEIGEMPIQMQAKLLRVLQEGEIKPVGDARSYKVDVRVISATNRDLEAGLAARAFREDLFYRLNTFTIRLPPLRDRREDIPLMAARFLDMACRGLGKRVAGFSPQAQALLESADWPGNVRQLQNEIDQAVALAAEGELIGPQRFSRRLGAAAPARNGFPESSADTGISDSTAAQSEELGVEGSLAKARAEFETRFIAGVLARHRGNVSHAAIALGVSRVTLQKKMKEYSLRGN; this is translated from the coding sequence ATGAGTGAATCGCAGGTGAGCAATCGAACTTCGCAGATTCATGATCTGGCGACGGCATTTGCGCGACGCCTCGATGCGGACGAACTGATTCCGTTCGCGTTAGAGCGCAGCCGCGAGATTTTGGGCGCGGACGGCGTCTCGATTCTGCTGCTCGACCGCGAAAAGCGGGAACTCTATTTTCCCTATGTCGCCGAGGGCGACGCCGAAGCCGGGCGACGGCTCGCAGAGGTGCGCCTGCCGGCCGACCGCGGCATCGCGGGTGCGGTCTTGCAAAGTGGCCGCTCCGAGCTGATCACCGACGTGCGTCGCGACCCGCGCTTCTCCTCAACCGCCGACGACCGGACCGGCACGGCCACCGGATCATTACTGGCGGCGCCGCTGCTCAGCGAATCGGCGCCGCTCGGCGTGATCGAGGCGGTTCGACGGGCCGGTGCTCAGCCATTCAGTGAGGCCGAGAAGACCCAACTCGAGTTGCTGGCCGGCAGTATCGCGGTGGCGCTGGAGAACGCCGGACGCTTCGCCGAAATCAAACAAGTGGCGGCGCTCCTGCGCGCGCAAAACGGCGCACTGCGGCAGGAGTTGGCGCGCAACGATCGCTTTGCCGAGATCATCGCGGTGAGCCCCGCGATGAGCGAAGTATTCCGGCTGACGGAAGCCGCTGCAGCCTCGATCAAAAGCGTGCTTATCCTGGGCGAAACCGGCACCGGCAAGGAGCTGGTCGCGCGCGCGATCCATCGGATCGGAGCGCGCGCCGAGCAGCCCTTTGTCTCGATCAACTGCGCCGCGGTGCCGGAGGGGCTACTCGAGAGCGAACTCTTCGGCCATCGGCGCGGCGCCTTCAGCGGGGCGTTGAGCGATCAGGTGGGGCTGTTCCGGGCGGCTTCGGGTGGGACGCTCTTTCTCGACGAGATCGGCGAGATGCCGATACAGATGCAGGCGAAATTGCTGCGCGTGCTGCAGGAGGGCGAGATCAAGCCGGTGGGCGACGCGCGCTCCTACAAGGTCGATGTGCGGGTGATCTCGGCGACCAATCGCGACCTCGAAGCCGGACTCGCGGCGCGGGCGTTTCGTGAGGATCTGTTTTACCGGCTCAACACCTTCACGATCCGCCTGCCGCCACTGCGCGACCGTCGCGAGGACATCCCGCTGATGGCGGCGCGCTTCCTCGACATGGCGTGTCGCGGGCTGGGCAAGCGCGTGGCAGGATTCAGCCCGCAAGCGCAAGCCTTGCTCGAGAGTGCAGATTGGCCCGGCAACGTCCGGCAACTGCAGAATGAAATCGATCAAGCGGTCGCGCTCGCCGCCGAAGGTGAATTGATCGGTCCACAGCGTTTTTCGCGGAGGTTGGGCGCGGCCGCTCCGGCGCGCAACGGCTTTCCTGAAAGCTCGGCGGATACCGGCATTTCCGATTCCACCGCGGCGCAATCCGAGGAGCTGGGCGTGGAAGGTTCGCTGGCTAAAGCCCGCGCCGAGTTTGAAACACGCTTTATCGCCGGGGTCCTGGCGCGGCATCGAGGGAACGTTTCTCACGCCGCGATCGCGCTCGGCGTCTCGCGCGTCACCTTGCAAAAGAAGATGAAGGAATACTCGCTGCGCGGAAATTAG